From the genome of Deinococcus sp. AJ005, one region includes:
- the feoB gene encoding ferrous iron transport protein B: protein MTATFPPPDVHIPDEAACKATLGRLKGASEPRVVVVGNPNVGKTTLINAVAGTRLKVGNWSGVTIEKREAKLEYAGRAVHLLDLPGAYSLSPHTPEELIARTALLDEAPDAVLNVLDAGNLERNLYLTLQLLDFRLPVAVALNLVDEAKNKGMTVDAAALSRALGVPVTQTVASRSQGTAELMGDVLKGATLGIAVRYPPQIEAAANDLTARMVNVPTLPPHAHRYLALALLEGDPSVRGRLAATGHTALLDAADAHLAALETEGIDPLIEIAEARYARAGDLARVAVPQAEARRTLSEKLDRLALHPILGIPIFLALVLLVFRLTFSVASPFVDLIGGPLQTIIGGWAAAALSWFPLGRDLVVGAIIPGVGTVLSFLPTLLILYLAMSFLEDSGYMARAAFLMDRAMRSIGLDGRSFIPLILGFGCNVPAIYATRALERRSDRVLVSMILPFMSCSARLPVYVVFAAALFPRSGSWLVWSMYVLGMAVAFFFALILRRTTLPAEGGGVLLELPPYRFPAWKVLWKHASRRTASFARRARTTVMGTVAVVWLLLALPAVSGEKFATVPPQDSLFGTVSRAISPIFAPLGFGDWQATGALIPGFVAKEVVVGTLGQIYLGEIAANPEPLGVVEGITQTVVATWDTIKASVSALPTVLALPSLSADASAETKTPLATALAKAFTPASALAYLVFVLLYTPCIATVGAMAQEHGRRLAWMTVGWQMATAWIVAFAVYQVAVRLL from the coding sequence ATGACGGCTACCTTTCCGCCACCCGACGTTCACATTCCCGATGAGGCGGCATGCAAAGCCACTTTGGGCCGACTCAAGGGAGCCAGCGAACCCAGAGTCGTGGTGGTGGGCAACCCCAACGTGGGCAAGACCACCCTGATCAATGCGGTGGCCGGAACGCGCCTGAAGGTGGGCAACTGGTCCGGCGTGACCATTGAGAAGCGCGAGGCGAAGCTGGAATACGCGGGCCGCGCGGTGCATCTGCTGGACCTGCCCGGCGCATATTCCCTCAGCCCGCACACGCCCGAGGAACTGATCGCCCGCACCGCCCTGCTGGACGAGGCTCCCGACGCCGTCCTGAACGTGCTGGACGCCGGGAATTTAGAGCGCAACCTCTACCTGACCTTGCAACTGCTGGACTTCCGACTTCCCGTTGCCGTGGCGCTGAATCTGGTGGACGAGGCGAAGAACAAGGGAATGACCGTGGACGCCGCCGCGCTGTCCCGCGCGCTGGGGGTGCCCGTCACGCAGACGGTGGCGAGCCGCAGTCAGGGCACCGCCGAACTGATGGGCGACGTGTTGAAGGGCGCGACGCTGGGCATTGCGGTTCGGTATCCGCCCCAGATTGAAGCAGCGGCCAATGATCTGACCGCCCGCATGGTCAATGTGCCCACCCTGCCACCGCACGCGCACCGCTATCTAGCCCTCGCGCTGCTGGAAGGCGATCCCAGCGTGCGCGGACGGCTGGCGGCCACCGGGCACACCGCCCTGTTGGACGCCGCAGATGCCCATCTAGCTGCGCTGGAAACCGAAGGCATTGATCCTCTGATTGAGATTGCCGAGGCCCGCTACGCCCGCGCAGGCGACCTGGCGCGGGTGGCCGTTCCGCAGGCCGAGGCACGGCGGACCCTCAGCGAGAAGTTGGACCGATTGGCACTGCATCCTATTCTTGGCATTCCCATCTTTCTGGCGCTGGTGCTGCTGGTCTTCCGGCTGACCTTCAGCGTGGCCTCGCCCTTCGTGGACCTGATCGGCGGCCCCCTCCAGACCATCATCGGCGGCTGGGCGGCGGCGGCATTGAGCTGGTTCCCGCTGGGGCGCGATCTGGTGGTGGGCGCGATCATTCCGGGGGTGGGCACGGTCCTGAGCTTCCTGCCCACGCTGCTCATTCTTTACCTCGCCATGAGCTTTCTGGAGGACAGCGGCTATATGGCCCGCGCCGCCTTCCTGATGGACCGCGCCATGCGGAGCATCGGACTGGACGGGCGCTCCTTTATTCCGCTGATCCTGGGCTTCGGGTGCAACGTCCCGGCCATTTACGCCACCCGCGCGCTGGAGCGGCGCAGTGACCGCGTGCTGGTCAGCATGATCCTGCCCTTCATGAGCTGTTCGGCACGGCTGCCCGTGTACGTGGTGTTCGCCGCCGCGCTGTTTCCACGTTCGGGAAGCTGGCTGGTCTGGAGCATGTACGTGCTGGGCATGGCGGTGGCCTTCTTCTTCGCCCTGATCCTGCGCCGCACCACCCTGCCTGCCGAGGGCGGCGGCGTGCTGCTGGAACTGCCCCCGTACCGCTTCCCCGCCTGGAAGGTGCTGTGGAAGCATGCCTCGCGCCGCACCGCCTCGTTTGCCCGCCGCGCCCGCACCACGGTCATGGGCACGGTGGCCGTGGTCTGGCTGCTGCTGGCGCTGCCCGCCGTTTCGGGGGAGAAGTTTGCCACGGTGCCGCCGCAGGACAGCCTGTTCGGCACGGTCAGCCGCGCGATCTCACCGATCTTTGCGCCGCTGGGTTTTGGGGACTGGCAGGCGACGGGCGCGCTGATCCCCGGTTTTGTTGCCAAGGAAGTCGTGGTGGGCACACTGGGCCAGATCTACCTGGGCGAGATCGCCGCCAATCCTGAACCGCTGGGCGTGGTTGAGGGCATTACGCAGACCGTTGTTGCCACCTGGGATACCATCAAGGCCAGCGTTTCTGCACTGCCCACGGTGCTGGCCCTGCCCAGCCTGAGCGCCGACGCCTCCGCCGAAACGAAGACCCCACTGGCGACGGCTCTGGCAAAGGCATTTACCCCAGCCTCCGCACTGGCCTATCTGGTGTTCGTGCTGCTGTATACGCCGTGCATTGCCACCGTGGGCGCGATGGCGCAGGAGCATGGGCGGCGGCTGGCCTGGATGACCGTGGGCTGGCAGATGGCAACCGCGTGGATCGTGGCCTTCGCCGTTTATCAAGTCGCCGTGAGGCTGCTGTAA
- a CDS encoding YjgN family protein, with product MIDPAAPPNESPNLGRHVHVLSSEALQPGPATVTEYPVGFTGTAGEYFRLWIVNIALTFVTLGLYLPWARVRNRQYFYGHTWVDGQNFEYRANPAALLRGYLIVAALFVAYAVSGQFERTQWVAAVLAVVYGVGYPVLVRQSMRFQAVNTVHRGLRFRFHGTTGGAYVAYMLANFVASLSFGLALPWAWYMQRRYQVEGLAYGSARATFRGDVGPFYLIGLTALGLTIAGGVVIGIPLVALAATLLGSFDFADINLANLAASAPFLAAAAAGYLAVLVLYVVGWQYVRGATMVYVLNNMELGGVIRTRATFSPWRLVWISVTNSAARVLTLGLASPWAAVRQNRYVLGGLTVRAIAPLDDFAAGVGGETSAFGEAATELLDIQVGF from the coding sequence ATGATCGATCCTGCCGCGCCCCCGAACGAATCTCCGAATCTGGGCCGACACGTTCACGTTCTGTCCTCCGAAGCCCTTCAACCCGGCCCTGCCACGGTTACCGAATATCCCGTCGGCTTTACGGGCACGGCGGGCGAGTATTTCCGGCTGTGGATCGTGAATATCGCGCTGACCTTCGTGACGCTGGGGCTGTATCTGCCGTGGGCACGCGTTCGCAACCGGCAGTATTTTTACGGCCACACCTGGGTGGACGGCCAGAACTTCGAGTACCGCGCCAATCCGGCGGCGCTGCTGCGCGGTTACCTGATCGTGGCGGCGCTGTTCGTGGCCTACGCGGTTTCGGGGCAATTCGAGCGGACGCAGTGGGTGGCGGCAGTGCTGGCCGTGGTCTATGGGGTTGGCTACCCGGTGCTGGTGCGCCAGTCCATGCGCTTTCAGGCGGTCAACACGGTTCACCGGGGCCTGCGCTTCCGCTTTCACGGCACCACGGGCGGCGCATACGTGGCCTACATGCTGGCCAATTTTGTGGCAAGCCTTTCCTTCGGGCTGGCGCTGCCTTGGGCGTGGTACATGCAGCGGCGCTATCAGGTAGAGGGTCTGGCCTACGGCTCGGCGCGTGCCACATTCCGGGGCGATGTCGGCCCCTTTTACCTGATCGGCCTGACCGCGCTGGGTCTGACCATCGCGGGCGGTGTGGTGATCGGCATCCCGCTGGTGGCGCTGGCGGCCACGCTGCTGGGCAGCTTCGATTTCGCCGACATCAACCTGGCGAATCTGGCGGCCTCCGCGCCGTTTCTGGCAGCGGCAGCGGCTGGCTATCTGGCGGTGCTGGTCCTGTATGTGGTGGGCTGGCAATACGTGCGCGGCGCGACGATGGTTTACGTTCTGAACAACATGGAACTGGGCGGCGTGATCCGCACGCGGGCCACCTTCAGCCCCTGGCGGCTGGTGTGGATCAGCGTGACCAACAGCGCCGCGCGGGTGCTGACATTGGGGCTGGCCTCGCCGTGGGCGGCGGTGCGCCAGAACCGCTATGTGCTGGGCGGCCTGACCGTGCGCGCCATCGCCCCGCTGGACGACTTCGCGGCGGGGGTGGGCGGCGAAACCTCAGCGTTTGGCGAGGCGGCCACCGAACTGCTGGACATTCAGGTGGGCTTCTAG
- a CDS encoding helix-turn-helix domain-containing protein — protein sequence MAPLAVILRAVAGEPRTPSELARDLGSSEAALSGMLRTLQTGGYVQEAMPAADGCACGPCALKSMCRNADGETAPMSLLKLTARGEAYLGRMGG from the coding sequence ATGGCCCCGCTCGCTGTGATCCTGCGCGCGGTGGCCGGGGAACCGCGCACGCCCTCCGAGCTGGCGCGTGACCTGGGCAGTTCGGAGGCGGCCCTGAGCGGCATGCTGCGAACCCTGCAAACCGGGGGCTATGTGCAGGAAGCCATGCCCGCCGCCGACGGCTGCGCCTGCGGCCCCTGCGCCCTGAAAAGCATGTGCCGGAATGCGGACGGCGAAACTGCGCCGATGTCACTGCTCAAGCTGACGGCGCGGGGAGAGGCTTATCTGGGGCGGATGGGCGGATAG
- a CDS encoding NADPH-dependent FMN reductase yields MKFAVISTSLDPESRSAWLCTRAARQLREAGHTVTHLDLRETPLPPFDNATCYAHPNADLYHRTILEADGVLLGVPVYNWGLGSGARTLVELTGSSDAERGLHGAWFDKPVTFLVSGGLDHGYLSHGAFALGLMYDFRCVINPHFVYATSAHWDAPEVAGEWLAERLARTVDRTVDLSKRLHGRDYQSVWEI; encoded by the coding sequence ATGAAGTTCGCTGTCATCTCCACCAGCCTGGACCCCGAGAGCCGCAGCGCGTGGCTGTGTACGCGGGCCGCGCGACAGCTCCGCGAGGCCGGACACACGGTCACGCATCTGGACTTGCGAGAGACGCCGCTGCCGCCGTTCGACAACGCCACTTGCTACGCCCACCCCAATGCGGACCTGTACCACCGCACCATTCTGGAGGCCGACGGCGTGCTACTGGGCGTCCCGGTTTACAACTGGGGGCTGGGTTCGGGGGCACGGACACTGGTGGAACTGACCGGCAGCAGCGACGCGGAGCGCGGTCTGCACGGCGCATGGTTTGACAAGCCCGTCACCTTTCTGGTGTCGGGCGGCCTGGACCACGGCTATCTCAGCCACGGGGCCTTTGCACTTGGTTTGATGTACGACTTTCGCTGCGTGATCAACCCTCATTTCGTCTACGCCACCTCGGCCCACTGGGACGCGCCGGAGGTGGCGGGGGAATGGCTGGCGGAGCGGCTCGCGCGCACGGTAGACAGAACTGTTGATCTCTCCAAACGTCTGCATGGGCGCGACTATCAGAGCGTGTGGGAGATTTGA
- a CDS encoding complex I NDUFA9 subunit family protein yields the protein MKILVTGGTGFVGQAVVKELVSRGHQVWAGSREGKEGGAGQAVKLDVTDPASVLAAVAKVDPDAVVHLVGIITEKGAQTFQAVHVEGTRHVLAAVPRGARYIHMSALGADVDSASGYSASKGRAEALVKSSGLRYTIFEPSLIFGLGDDFFGRVLRELVSVAPIVPQIGDGSFPFRPVSVQDVTQAFAGAAESDTGVGETYALTGPEEYTFRQLLEMELSALGKKKPIVPVPIVLMNLAVPMMNLLPNPPITKDQYAMLKEGNTAPNEPAKTVFDLPMLKLPEHLPQIVAAAKN from the coding sequence ATGAAGATACTCGTGACCGGGGGAACCGGATTTGTTGGGCAGGCTGTTGTGAAGGAACTCGTCTCGCGCGGCCATCAGGTCTGGGCAGGCAGCCGCGAGGGCAAGGAGGGCGGTGCGGGGCAGGCCGTCAAACTGGACGTGACCGATCCCGCCAGCGTGCTGGCCGCCGTGGCAAAGGTGGACCCCGATGCCGTGGTCCATCTGGTGGGCATCATCACCGAGAAGGGCGCGCAGACCTTTCAGGCCGTACATGTGGAGGGCACGCGGCATGTGTTGGCCGCCGTGCCACGCGGCGCACGTTATATCCACATGAGCGCGCTGGGGGCCGATGTGGACAGCGCCAGCGGCTACAGCGCCAGCAAGGGCCGCGCCGAGGCCTTGGTCAAGAGCAGTGGCCTGCGCTACACCATCTTTGAACCCAGCCTGATCTTCGGTCTGGGCGACGACTTTTTTGGGCGGGTGCTGCGGGAACTGGTCAGCGTGGCCCCCATCGTGCCGCAGATCGGCGACGGCAGCTTTCCATTCCGGCCCGTCAGCGTGCAGGACGTGACGCAGGCATTCGCCGGGGCCGCCGAGTCGGACACCGGCGTGGGCGAGACCTACGCCCTGACCGGCCCAGAGGAATACACCTTCCGGCAGTTGCTGGAAATGGAACTGAGCGCACTGGGCAAGAAGAAACCCATCGTGCCCGTGCCGATTGTGCTGATGAATCTGGCCGTGCCGATGATGAACCTGCTGCCCAACCCGCCGATCACCAAAGACCAGTACGCCATGCTCAAGGAGGGCAACACCGCCCCCAACGAGCCAGCAAAAACGGTCTTTGACCTGCCCATGCTGAAGCTGCCGGAGCATCTACCGCAGATCGTGGCGGCGGCGAAGAACTAG
- a CDS encoding RluA family pseudouridine synthase, with translation MTAPGSEKPRIITEHPDFYIVHKPALWLTHRVHTGGRVAVPDVLSWMQRETGEPDLSPPHRLDRETSGLLVLSRDTDAARRFFTLFKTHLVGKSYLAIVHGTPHWERRTLDAPLGDLGLGAANRVLMRQAVVPNGRPAITDFRVLEQRAGHALIEAHPRSGRLHQIRAHLFHLGLPMVGDKIYGPERDAFVEFIETGQTPELTARLGLERQALHAARIAFPWAGAQMMAEVEMPEDMQGFWNTLGAQV, from the coding sequence TTGACCGCCCCAGGCTCTGAAAAACCGCGCATCATCACCGAACATCCCGACTTCTACATTGTCCACAAACCCGCGCTGTGGCTGACGCACCGGGTCCATACGGGGGGAAGGGTAGCTGTGCCCGATGTCCTGAGCTGGATGCAGCGCGAGACCGGGGAGCCGGACCTTTCGCCGCCGCACCGCCTAGACCGCGAAACCAGTGGCCTGCTGGTGCTGTCGCGCGACACCGACGCCGCCCGCCGTTTTTTCACGCTGTTCAAGACGCATCTGGTGGGCAAGTCCTACCTGGCCATCGTGCACGGCACGCCCCACTGGGAGCGCCGCACGCTGGACGCCCCGCTGGGCGATCTGGGCCTGGGCGCGGCCAACCGGGTTTTGATGCGGCAGGCAGTGGTCCCCAACGGACGCCCTGCCATCACCGATTTCCGGGTGCTGGAACAGCGGGCCGGACACGCCTTGATCGAGGCACACCCGCGTTCAGGCCGCCTGCATCAGATTCGGGCGCACCTGTTCCATCTGGGCCTGCCGATGGTGGGGGACAAGATTTACGGCCCGGAGCGGGATGCCTTCGTGGAATTCATCGAAACCGGGCAGACTCCCGAACTTACGGCCCGCCTGGGGCTGGAGCGTCAGGCGCTGCACGCCGCCCGCATCGCCTTTCCGTGGGCCGGGGCACAGATGATGGCCGAGGTGGAGATGCCAGAGGATATGCAGGGGTTCTGGAACACTCTCGGCGCACAAGTGTAA
- a CDS encoding aminotransferase class IV — MKPLPPELNHPAWLHGMTAFTTVRTRQGKPLIWPAHLNRLRQTCAFLGLPALDADLPTLEPWPWGLLRVTVGAEGTFWTHRRLTPGPRPSGGVRVRLTDIQIHPQLAVHKTGNYLPYRLAMQRAGDAFEGWLVGPDGTLADGSRTAPLLEIGGQLIVPEGGLPSITRAAFLDDREWVERRVHCSELPSVTRTWICGSGVGVVSVREIVGEDWKVFLPVEWPETDDWALIWPEG, encoded by the coding sequence TTGAAGCCCCTGCCCCCCGAACTGAATCATCCCGCGTGGCTGCATGGGATGACCGCGTTTACCACCGTTCGCACGCGCCAGGGTAAACCGCTGATATGGCCCGCACACCTGAACCGATTGCGCCAAACCTGTGCGTTTCTGGGCCTGCCCGCCTTGGACGCCGATCTGCCAACGCTGGAGCCGTGGCCCTGGGGCCTGCTGCGCGTTACGGTGGGTGCGGAGGGCACGTTCTGGACCCACCGCCGCCTGACCCCCGGCCCGCGTCCGTCAGGCGGCGTGCGCGTACGCCTGACGGATATCCAGATTCACCCGCAACTGGCCGTGCACAAGACTGGAAATTACCTGCCGTATCGCCTCGCCATGCAGAGGGCTGGGGACGCTTTTGAAGGCTGGCTCGTCGGCCCGGATGGCACGCTGGCCGACGGCTCCCGCACCGCGCCTCTGCTGGAAATCGGTGGGCAATTGATAGTGCCAGAAGGTGGATTGCCGAGTATCACGCGGGCCGCGTTTCTGGATGACCGGGAATGGGTAGAGCGCAGAGTCCACTGCTCGGAACTGCCCAGCGTGACCCGCACGTGGATTTGCGGCAGCGGCGTTGGCGTCGTGTCCGTGCGGGAAATTGTGGGCGAGGATTGGAAGGTCTTTCTGCCCGTGGAGTGGCCGGAAACGGACGATTGGGCGCTGATCTGGCCGGAAGGGTAA
- a CDS encoding M48 family metallopeptidase has translation MPDQPGPIILEGVYFDGRSSRDQPATLTVDAQTASLRMAASAGLGLPGTLPFEQSWPARTLGVEAPIPGVRRAITFPGAGRFETRDDAGVSAWERATGRNRALSGVRALESRWWAALAALGVSLAALALFVVYGIPAVARQAALATPRSVLATFDRETIGVLENGDYFGPSKLSAARQQQLKAEFRKVAAWAGGGYPYRLLLRDGEAGGANELGANAFALPGGTVVMTDQLVALAKSDRELMGVLAHETGHVTNRHGLAGVYQALGLTLATTVITGDLISAGTFAAAVPAALLSGGYSRAAETQADEASGRYMLRTYGTTRPLQTMLARLEKDDAKDSETSTKKSGPSIVDLLSTHPGTPDRIAHLKRIEAEGKPVPKR, from the coding sequence ATGCCAGATCAGCCTGGGCCGATCATCCTGGAGGGCGTGTACTTTGATGGCCGCAGCAGCCGCGATCAGCCCGCGACATTGACCGTGGACGCGCAGACGGCGTCGCTGAGGATGGCCGCGAGCGCCGGTCTGGGCCTTCCTGGCACGCTGCCTTTTGAGCAGAGCTGGCCCGCACGGACGCTGGGCGTGGAGGCCCCGATTCCTGGCGTTCGCCGCGCCATCACCTTCCCCGGCGCAGGCCGTTTTGAGACCCGCGACGACGCGGGCGTGAGTGCCTGGGAACGCGCCACCGGGCGCAACCGCGCCCTGAGCGGCGTGCGCGCCCTGGAATCACGCTGGTGGGCGGCGCTGGCCGCGCTGGGGGTTTCGCTGGCCGCGCTGGCGCTGTTCGTCGTCTACGGCATTCCAGCGGTGGCGCGGCAGGCCGCCCTCGCCACGCCCAGAAGCGTGCTGGCCACGTTTGACCGTGAAACCATCGGCGTGCTGGAAAACGGCGATTACTTTGGCCCATCTAAACTCAGTGCGGCGCGGCAACAGCAACTCAAGGCAGAGTTCCGCAAGGTGGCGGCCTGGGCGGGGGGCGGCTACCCGTACCGCCTGCTGCTGCGCGACGGTGAGGCAGGCGGCGCAAACGAACTGGGTGCAAACGCCTTTGCCCTGCCCGGCGGCACGGTGGTCATGACCGATCAACTGGTGGCGCTGGCAAAAAGTGACCGCGAATTGATGGGCGTGCTGGCCCACGAAACCGGGCATGTGACCAACCGGCACGGACTGGCAGGCGTGTATCAGGCGCTGGGGCTGACGCTGGCGACCACCGTGATCACGGGCGATCTGATCAGCGCGGGCACGTTCGCGGCGGCGGTTCCGGCGGCCCTGCTCAGCGGCGGCTACTCGCGCGCGGCGGAAACCCAGGCGGACGAGGCGTCGGGCCGGTACATGCTCAGGACCTACGGCACCACGCGCCCCCTGCAAACCATGCTGGCCCGGTTGGAAAAGGACGACGCGAAGGATTCGGAGACTTCAACGAAGAAGTCCGGGCCGTCCATCGTCGACCTGCTCAGCACCCATCCGGGGACGCCAGACCGCATCGCGCACCTGAAACGAATTGAGGCGGAGGGCAAACCTGTCCCGAAACGCTAG
- a CDS encoding ferrous iron transport protein A produces the protein MNERTLDQLTPGESAHVVGLDPAHPLRRRLLELGFVRGAPVTVVRRAPMGDPFEVRVNGTDLALRAADLHGIRVRQ, from the coding sequence ATGAACGAACGGACGCTGGACCAGTTGACCCCCGGCGAGAGTGCCCATGTGGTGGGGCTGGACCCGGCCCATCCGCTGCGCCGCCGCCTGCTGGAACTGGGCTTCGTGCGCGGCGCTCCGGTGACAGTGGTGCGCCGTGCCCCAATGGGCGATCCGTTTGAAGTGCGCGTCAACGGCACCGATCTGGCGCTGCGCGCCGCCGATCTGCACGGCATCCGGGTGCGGCAATGA
- a CDS encoding B12-binding domain-containing protein — translation MTVDGGNQEQWAQTAMFTASEVETQTGVPAATLRQWERRYGFPRPVRDANGYRLYSPGDVRDIGIMLEHQRRGVGAKLAAELTLRGVAVGHAGKPPPVPVPQRAPHRPPMDVPGLAHALAQALIAADNTRAGDLLAEAHAQLPVEEVMTHVMSPALVEIGALWAGGEITIAHERAASHYLRSRLSALMEIAGGEEGQGGSFGPLVVAACAPGEQHELGLMMLTMALRRRGVRVAYLGANVPLGDLTTFAHERQAQAILLGVNGEWALQGWVAGDWNGKSWVADTSSPEDPLTHAAGKGRVLNGAGRASASRTPILQRLGLPVFLGGALMNARPELAAELGGIYAGPDATVATAIISEALDHASQAVPDSGQKPTPN, via the coding sequence ATGACAGTAGACGGCGGGAACCAGGAACAGTGGGCGCAGACCGCCATGTTCACCGCCTCGGAGGTGGAGACGCAAACGGGCGTGCCCGCCGCCACACTGCGGCAGTGGGAGCGGCGCTACGGCTTCCCGCGCCCGGTCCGTGATGCCAACGGCTACCGCCTGTATTCGCCCGGAGACGTGCGCGATATCGGCATCATGCTGGAGCATCAGCGGCGCGGGGTGGGTGCCAAACTGGCGGCAGAATTGACCCTGCGCGGGGTGGCGGTGGGCCACGCCGGAAAACCACCGCCTGTACCCGTGCCGCAGCGCGCGCCCCACCGTCCCCCGATGGATGTGCCTGGGCTGGCCCACGCGCTGGCACAGGCGCTGATCGCCGCCGACAACACGCGGGCCGGGGACCTGCTGGCCGAGGCCCACGCCCAGTTGCCCGTGGAAGAGGTCATGACGCACGTGATGTCCCCGGCCCTGGTGGAGATTGGGGCGCTCTGGGCAGGCGGCGAGATCACCATTGCCCACGAGCGCGCCGCCAGCCATTACCTGCGCTCACGGCTGTCGGCACTCATGGAAATCGCGGGGGGCGAGGAAGGCCAGGGCGGCAGCTTCGGTCCCCTGGTGGTGGCCGCCTGCGCGCCAGGAGAGCAGCACGAATTGGGTCTGATGATGCTCACGATGGCCCTGCGCCGCCGGGGGGTGCGGGTGGCCTATCTGGGCGCAAACGTGCCGCTGGGCGACCTGACCACCTTTGCCCATGAGCGGCAGGCGCAGGCCATCCTGCTGGGGGTCAACGGCGAATGGGCCTTGCAGGGCTGGGTGGCCGGGGACTGGAACGGCAAGAGCTGGGTGGCCGATACCTCCTCGCCGGAAGACCCATTGACGCACGCGGCGGGAAAAGGGCGGGTGCTGAACGGCGCAGGCAGAGCTTCGGCGTCCAGAACACCCATCCTGCAACGGCTGGGGCTGCCCGTGTTTCTGGGCGGCGCGCTGATGAACGCCCGCCCCGAACTGGCCGCCGAACTGGGCGGCATCTATGCTGGACCCGACGCCACAGTGGCCACAGCCATCATTTCTGAGGCGCTGGACCACGCCTCACAGGCTGTGCCGGACTCAGGCCAGAAACCCACACCAAATTAG